From the genome of Gemmatimonadaceae bacterium:
CGCGCTGTCGGACCATGTAGACGCGATCGCGACGGTGCTCGCCACCAAGACCGCGGGCCGCTGAGCCATGATCGGCGCTCCGATCCGCGAGGGCGTACGGCGACTCTTCCGAATGGCGCTGCACCTGCGCCGACTCGGACGCGCCGACGCGCGGGCGGAGCTCGAATCCGTTCTCGAGGCGCGCACAGAGCAGCTCATCTCGCTCGGCATGAGCGGCGACGCCGCCCGCGCCGAGGCCATCGACCGGCTCGGCGGCAGTGTCGAGCAAGCGCTTCACGACCTCGAACGATCCGCCGAGCGGCGGGAGGACCGAATGAGACTTCGCGATCTAATCGACGACTTGCGCGACGACCTTCGCTTCGCCGTGCGAGGCCTCCGGCGAGACAAAGTCATGGCGCTTTTCATCGTCGTCACGCTGGCTCTCGGTATCGGCGCGAACGCCGCGACGTTCGGCGCGGTGGATCGCCTGCTGATTCGCGGGCCCGCGTACATCGTCGACCCGTCACGCGTGATGCGCTTCTATCGCACGCGTCACGCCGGGCCCAACGGCGACGAGACCAGCTCCTCCATGGGATGGGTGTCGTACGAGACCTTCAAGCGCGACACCCATTCTTTCGCGAACGTGGCGGCGTATTCGGTCAACTCGACGACGTTTGGCGCCGGCACCGACGCCACATCCATTCCATTCGGCGCGGCGACGTACGACCTTTTTCCGTTGCTGGGCGTGCGCCCGCAGCTCGGCCGGTTCTTCGGCGCGGCGGAGGATTCACCGGACGCTCCCCAGCACGTCGTGGTGCTCGGCGACGCGCTCTGGACGCGCGCGTTCGGTCGTGACAGCGGCGTCGTCGGCACCAGGGTCAAGCTTGGCGACGAGGACTATACCGTCGTGGGTGTTGCGCCGCACGGGTTCACCGGCCCACAGCTCGCGCCGGTCGACGCCTGGATCCCGATGGCGCTTCGATCCCGCGGCGTCACCGACCGCTGGAGAACGTCGTGGAACGCGCAGTGGCTGCGAATCGTCGCTCGCCTCAAGTCGGGGGTTAGCAAGGAGCAGGCGTCCGCTGACGCGACTGCCGCGCATCGCGCCGCGTACGCCGGACCCGATGCGTCGGGCAAAGACTACAACCTCTGGGTCGCGCCGCTTTCGTTCGACAGCAACGGCCACGAAACCACCGAGTTGACGATTTCACGCTGGCTCATCGGTGTGACGGCCATCGTTCTTCTCATCGCCTGCTCGAACGTCGCCAATCTTCTCCTCGCGCGCGCCCTGCGGCGGCGGCGCGAGATCGCGGTCCGCATCGCGCTCGGCGCGGGGAGCGGACGTCTCGCGCGCCTGTTGCTCACCGAGAGCATGCTCCTCGCCGGGTTGGGAGCCGTCGGCGGCCTGGCCATCGGGTGGTGGACCGCCGTACTCATTCGGAGAGTGCTCATTCCAGGCGTAGAATGGCCGTCGGCGCCGATGGATCCGCGCGTGCTCGCCGTTTCCGCGGCGATCGCCGTCGTCGTTGGCCTCGTGACCGGGCTCGCCCCGGCGCTCCGCGCGAGCCGGCCGGATCTCACGGCGTCGCTCAAGGCCGGCGCACGCGAAGGCGGAGGCCAGTCGTCGCGGCTGCGGAGCGCGCTCACGATCTCGCAGGCGGCGCTATCGCTGGTTCTTCTCACCGGCGCGGGCCTGTTCGTTCGCTCGTTGATGAATGTTCGTTCGATCGACCTCGGCTTTCAGCCGGACCGAGTGCTGGTCGT
Proteins encoded in this window:
- a CDS encoding ABC transporter permease; this encodes MIGAPIREGVRRLFRMALHLRRLGRADARAELESVLEARTEQLISLGMSGDAARAEAIDRLGGSVEQALHDLERSAERREDRMRLRDLIDDLRDDLRFAVRGLRRDKVMALFIVVTLALGIGANAATFGAVDRLLIRGPAYIVDPSRVMRFYRTRHAGPNGDETSSSMGWVSYETFKRDTHSFANVAAYSVNSTTFGAGTDATSIPFGAATYDLFPLLGVRPQLGRFFGAAEDSPDAPQHVVVLGDALWTRAFGRDSGVVGTRVKLGDEDYTVVGVAPHGFTGPQLAPVDAWIPMALRSRGVTDRWRTSWNAQWLRIVARLKSGVSKEQASADATAAHRAAYAGPDASGKDYNLWVAPLSFDSNGHETTELTISRWLIGVTAIVLLIACSNVANLLLARALRRRREIAVRIALGAGSGRLARLLLTESMLLAGLGAVGGLAIGWWTAVLIRRVLIPGVEWPSAPMDPRVLAVSAAIAVVVGLVTGLAPALRASRPDLTASLKAGAREGGGQSSRLRSALTISQAALSLVLLTGAGLFVRSLMNVRSIDLGFQPDRVLVVQVRYPTAARIGDPKAAGEVERRRSVYTEAMRRARKLTDVEDASLSVGLPFQSSFGQSLRIPGWDSIPEFKAPGPNISAVAPRYFETVGTRLLEGRTFTANDRDGSEPVAIVSRAMARTFWHRDRVVGECLYWSNSKDSLTTCSRIVGVVADAHEWGLKEFPALNYYVPFGQERGMGGTALLVRPTPGRESDVTRTVRALFLSIDPSISFVNATTMQSAIDPQMRPWKLGAAVFAMMGVLALIVAAVGLYSVMSYLVAQRTREIGVRLALGAQGRSIVLLVLRNSVGMAAAGVAIGLVIALWAGRFIAPLLFDTSPRDAGVLVGGATTLLAVSVLASAIPAVRAKRVNPIEALRSD